One Glycine max cultivar Williams 82 chromosome 1, Glycine_max_v4.0, whole genome shotgun sequence genomic window, GATCCTGCACTATGCACATGGTAGATTTGTCAACATAGCTTAAGATTTTTATATACTTTGCATGTTCCTCTTCCTTGTTTATCCTTTGAATCTATCGACATACCAAGATGGAATTTGAAGAACATTATGGGGATGAGATAGACACAAAGAAGAGTATCTACCAATATTTTCTTTCCATTATTTTGTTTGGCTAAATTTTCTATCAGGATTCCGAGCCTTGAGTTAAGCTGCAAGTGCATGGATCATCCAAAAAAGTTACAATAGAACAAAGTTAGGTCTTTTTCCATTGTAATAAGTAATTGGTTCTAATATATGATGACCCTGGCCCTTGAGGGGTCAACAATAGGGTCTACATGTACACATCATTATTCCAATCCTCTTGCATATTCCTTAGTCCccagttaaagaaaaaaaaatgcctaCCACCTAGACTTCAGACCTGTACTATAAATATGACTCTACATCTTTGCTTTCTATTTTATAAAGCTTTCTCTTGTTCATATAGTTATTCCTTGCTTCACTTGTATGCTTTAGTTTCTAGCATCGATCACTCCTAATTACTTGCTGCATTTCTCTACTCCCTGTGCTTGACACTTTTGTCATTTAAAATGGAACTTAATTTTAAGTACCAACTTAGCCTTTTCTGTGTCACACTGCTCTTACCTGCCCTGTGTACCTCTCAAGACTCTTTTACGTGCTCCAGAGCAACCTATTATGGTAGCCCAGATTGTTATGGAAATCCAAGTACGTGAGCCTTCTTTTCTATCTATTATTGCGCTTGTTCATATATGGTGTGTGTACTAAGCACATTTTTAAATTGTCTGTACATATATGGTGGACAAATTAAACTTGCATAAGTTCATTGTATCCTAGCTATCATATTCATTCAAATGATGACACACTGATGTGCTTTTCAATGATAAATAGTAGCTTCTGTTAAATAATTGTTACAGAATTTTAAATGCCTAAATAGTCTATTCATTGATTGATAGTGTAAAGaaattgtatattatatttcGATCACAATCGTCTTATTTATtcagtttattaacttttactataattatttttaaaaatatattattttaaaagtcatatttattacaatttttattagttgaaaatgtaaaaaaaattgcacacgcATGATATGATTGGTCAATTGATAATGTTTTTAGGGGGAGCTTGTGGCTTTGGAGAATATGGAAAAACGGTAAACGATGGTAGTGTCGCAGGCGTGTCTTGGCTATGGAAGAATGGATCTGGCTGTGGAGCATGTTATCAGGTTACTGTACTTAATTAATCAGTTTAATTTTATGGACTAATTGAGAAAAATTACACTATTAATTGTAGCCTTTtccatataaaaatatagtagTGCCTCAAAACATGCCCTTTGCATGAAAAGTATAGTCAATTGACACTTTCATACTCCATACCACTACACGCCTAATTAAAAGAAACATgaagaaaaatagttttaagTATTGATTACCTGGATCCTTCAAATCATAATATGATATTATCTTTCCTTtccttaataattaataaaatcctCAGTGAAAGAAAACTTCATCATTGAAACATAAAATCAAGTAAAAAGTTTGCCAACCTCCACTTAGTTCCTTTATTAATTTgtgaaataaaaatgatgatgatgatgatgaatcaggTTAGGTGCAAAATACCACAATTCTGCGATGAGAATGGAGCATACGTGGTGGTTACAGATTATGGCGAGGGAGACAGAACAGACTTTATTATGAGTCCACGTGCCTACTCAAGATTGGGGAGAAATGCAGATGCATCTGCAGAACTATTCAAATACGGTGTGATGGATGTAGAATACAGAAGGGTACCCTGTAGATACGGTGGCTATAACCTCTTGGTTAAGGTCCATGAACACAGCAGAAACCCTCACTACTTAGCCATTGTCATTCTCTATCTTGGTGGAACTTACGACGTAACTGCTGTTGAATTGTGGCAGGtacaatttataaataaataatagatttaaatatgtttttggttaacgtaaattagtatttttttattatgtttcactttgtaaatttatgtttttgattttaattcttataagattgtgtttttttaattttgatctcgtatgatattttgtttatttttagtttttgtaaatttgtttttttttttaattttaatttctgaaaGTGTAAACTTATatgaatataaatgaaaaaattagaattttatatgaataaaattgaaaaaatacaaatttacaataactaaaaatgagtaaaatatattatagataccaaaattaaaaaatagttaaattataagactaaaattaaaaaaatcctaactccagaaattaaaaacatacttaaaccacaataaaatatatcttaaagTTCTTTataccatataaaaaaaatcacattgagtgttgtttgaatgaaaaaaattgttaatttttataataactgtTTGTGAATCATGTTACACATATTTCTTCTTATTGACTAATAGTTAATATGTTTATTTGAATCCAAAGTTTAATATAAAAGCATTTTAAAGGTACAATGATTGTACCATGAGCTTTTCTATATATACCAACTTGTACTTTGAGTGTTGTTTATATTCAATTACTTTACTTGAAACTGAATTGGGTTCTTGAAATGTTAATGGATGGAGTAGGAAGATTGCCAAGAGTGGAGGCGAATGCGCAGGGCATTTGGGACTGTGTTTGACGCTGAGAACCCTCCAAGGGGTGACATAAAGTTGAGGTTCCAATTGAGTGGTAATGCAGAGAAGTATTGGGTGCAATCCGAGAATGTTATCTCTAGTGATTGGGAGGGTGGAGCTGTCTTTGACTCCGAAATTCAGCttggttaaaatgaaaaaaggcaCTTTCTGATTTCAGGAATATAGATAGTGACTAGATTACTAGTGTTTTATTGTTTATGGTTTGTGCTATTCTAAGAATGTTCCTTTGTGGTGAGTCGATCTAGTGCTCTTTGTATTGGGGACTAAAACTGTGGGGATTCATATATTTCCCGTATGAATCATCACagaatatgaataaataaaagtgaTGCTCAGCTAATGTCATAAGAATTCCTTCATCTTTgttattgttaaaattaaattgatatgtACTTCAATGGGTAGCTTAAATTAATATCTAATGCCTCCAATAAACCAAGCAAAGCCGTCATTGGCATACACTAACAACTCTGACAAGGACATTAGTGGGGAACgttaggaaaaagaaaataaaactactCTAACTTTATTAACACCTGCTTTGGTTCAAATCAATTGCCGGAAAATGGCTTCTCCATTCCAATTAGAGGTGATATAACAAACTATCCTGTAGGATGCAGGTtgcaagttataaaaaaaattattgaattcaatttagtttttttagggATTTTGCGAGGTAAAATTCAGTGcaataaaaatatagtttttttagggATTTTGTGAGGTAAAATTGATTGGGTCATGATCAAATCaggtttaaaaaaatttttgttcaattgaaactcaaaatttaaaattcaaattttacattttattgaaCATTTTTCGGTCAGATCAACTAgctcaataaaatttaatataaatttaaaggtAATTTAGATAGAAAGAATAACAAAAGTACTAAAGGAAAAACACTCTCTTTTTCTGTTTACCAAACAACccacaaaagggaaaaaaatcccTAATTTTTGcttgatatttgttttaaaaaaatataacaatgaatttcataCTTTTTTAGGGTGAATTTCATACTAAACATCAGCCttgtttaataataaaaaatcacttataattacataggaaattttttaagaaatgtgATAAAGTATAGAGTTAATGGATTAACcattaaattattgattaaacaaatctaatatttaattattgaaaataatggAAGGTAAtgtgtgaaaatattttttaaaaaaatatggtgtttacatttaatatttgtttaccTAAAAGtacattttgttttcattactCTTGTAATAAAGTTACTTTTTCGACAATAATCCTCTAGACAAACGTGCATGTTATCAATTACTCCCTCTCTCTCCATTGCaaaatatgttattatatattattttatacatattaagaaaatttaataaatagatgaaaaataataataattttacaaaacaaaccatataatattaatattatacgGAAAAACTAAGATTCTATTTGTAGTGGTTTAGCTTTAAGtttcaaaaaattttaaaataataatcagtTTTAGGttttagtttgaaaataaattaaaccaattttaaaatatgattatttttaaataaattcatttagaaagtttcatatcatattaaaattagtttaagaataattttgtgTAGTGATGATATTAACAGTGACAGTAGAAATATCAATAGTGATTACGGTGGTAGTGGTGATGATAGTGAAAGTGACATTAGTGGTAGTGGTAATGATTTTGATAGTAATGGCGGAGGTGCTATTAGTggtgatgatgataataatgtcAATGACAATAGTAATGACAGTGACAACGATGAAATAGTGATGTTGTTAGTAGATGCAAGTAATGATGGTGTGATAATGGTGATTGTGATGATAATAACAATACCTTGGTGGTGACATTAAATGGTGGAGGTAGTAACAATGTCAGTAGTAATGTTGGTTGCAACAATTGTGATACTAAGTGGTGATGATTGTAACAAGTGATTGTGGTGtcaaatattacattaaaaagtcAAATACATATACTTATTTTAAGATGAAGGGAGTATGATCTAGACAAACACGTACCTTTATTACTAATATAATTAGATTAATAGTACACAAAAATTTCTCCTTGCGTTAAATACAGGAAGTAGGCTAAGCTATATTCACACGCATGTCTGGATCTATAATAGCTGAGAGCATTttgataatatttgttttttaaatttagtaaGCTATATTCACACGCATGTCCGCAATTTTCTGTGCACAATCGCCATGGGCACACAAGTATGACAGTCGTCATGTAAAACCCGTTACACCACGACCATAAAATGGCAACCTATCAATTTTCTGTCACCCTGCTATTTAACAACATTGATTACTAACACTCGTCTTCCTTACATTGAAGAAGAAGGATATTGATGAACTTCGCATTAAGACTGCAGAAAAACACTATTACATTAATTAACCTTGTTGCCCTCAATACATCCTGCCAGTACAATCCACAGAACCACAATAGCAatacttcttttttatattgCCATCAGAATCACGAACTTGATCTATTTCATAATTGTAATCATAAGTCAGCTCTTGCAAGGGAGGAATGTTATCAGCAGCAAAGAACATTATGTGAGGCATCCTGGTGTCATGGTGATCATAAAGGACATTCTGAGCAATAAGATTAGGGGAGCAGCTATGGTTGATGAATCTCCCCAAATTACCAAACTGAGCAGCGTCAATGGTGAAACCACCATCCTTCACAACTTCACAAGAAGCTGAGTGTGCATCAGGCATGAGAGTCGTGAGAGTCGAAAGATCATCCCAAAGAGTACTGTTGCTATAGTTATTTCCAATATCAAAAAGATACTCATCATTACCGGTTCTTTGTTCAGCTTCCTTGTCTTCAAGAAGCTCCcctatatattcacatataaaaCTTCCTGATGGGATTGAATTCAGGGATCTCACACCCCATCCCCTTGTATcggttttaaatatttcaagttGAAACTTTATGCCAAGTTGGCTGACTCTATTATGGCATGTTGAAGGACATTTACAGGTAGGTCCACACTCATAGACCAGAGGCTTTGCTTGTACAATAGCCTCATTGTGATTGAATGGAATCTCTCCCCCATTTTTCACTACACATGAACATTTCTCCAAATCGGAGCATCCATTAGTACAATCACATCCTTCTGCAGGAAGGACATGGCAATTGGGGTATATCATGCTAGTTATGTAATTAAACGGAGGGGGGTTTTCATCATCTATGGTGTTCACAGCACATATCGGAATACGTTCTTTTCCATAAGAAATATCATCAACACATACACCTTCTcttgttttgaactttttaGATTTCTTCACTTCCTTCAAAGCAAGCTCTGGTTGACCAAGGATTCTTCGCAGTCGAAACTTATAAACCAGCTTCCCATGTGGT contains:
- the LOC100802855 gene encoding expansin-like B1 — encoded protein: MELNFKYQLSLFCVTLLLPALCTSQDSFTCSRATYYGSPDCYGNPRGACGFGEYGKTVNDGSVAGVSWLWKNGSGCGACYQVRCKIPQFCDENGAYVVVTDYGEGDRTDFIMSPRAYSRLGRNADASAELFKYGVMDVEYRRVPCRYGGYNLLVKVHEHSRNPHYLAIVILYLGGTYDVTAVELWQEDCQEWRRMRRAFGTVFDAENPPRGDIKLRFQLSGNAEKYWVQSENVISSDWEGGAVFDSEIQLG